The Bacillus carboniphilus genome contains a region encoding:
- a CDS encoding phosphatidate cytidylyltransferase, which produces MKQRLLSAIIAIIVSIPIVIYGGLPFTLFIYILGSIALFEMLRMKKIKLLTFPGITSLILLYMIIFPKGYINILYQFILYKGEAILLVTLLLLSYTVFSKNKFTFENAGFVLLSSIFLGYGFHYAIEVRSEGLVYIIFALFTIWASDSGAYFIGRAIGKRKLAPHISPNKTIEGALGGIILSVIVATIFSIVIDVSLQLPFLMIVTVVISIFGQLGDLVESALKRHFVVKDSGRIMPGHGGVLDRFDSLLFVLPIFYMLLSYFSN; this is translated from the coding sequence ATGAAACAAAGATTATTAAGTGCAATAATAGCAATTATTGTATCAATACCCATTGTTATTTATGGAGGTCTTCCGTTTACTTTATTTATCTATATTTTAGGTTCGATTGCTTTATTTGAAATGTTGCGAATGAAAAAAATAAAACTACTTACTTTTCCTGGTATAACAAGCTTAATCTTGTTGTACATGATCATTTTTCCTAAAGGTTATATCAATATTTTATATCAATTTATTCTCTATAAAGGAGAAGCGATCCTTTTAGTAACATTACTTCTATTAAGTTATACTGTTTTCTCAAAAAACAAGTTCACATTTGAAAATGCTGGTTTTGTCTTGTTGTCATCTATCTTTTTGGGTTATGGGTTTCATTATGCTATCGAGGTACGAAGTGAAGGATTAGTTTATATAATTTTTGCCCTTTTTACTATATGGGCATCTGATTCTGGTGCTTACTTTATTGGAAGAGCGATAGGAAAAAGGAAACTTGCGCCACATATAAGTCCTAATAAGACGATAGAAGGTGCTTTAGGCGGAATTATACTATCAGTGATCGTTGCAACTATTTTTTCTATTGTGATTGATGTTTCCTTACAACTTCCATTTTTAATGATTGTTACGGTTGTCATTTCGATTTTTGGACAACTGGGTGATTTAGTCGAGTCTGCTTTAAAGAGACACTTTGTTGTCAAGGATTCCGGCAGAATCATGCCTGGACATGGAGGGGTATTAGATCGCTTCGATAGTTTGCTGTTTGTTTTACCTATTTTTTATATGTTACTTAGCTATTTTTCAAACTAA
- the dxr gene encoding 1-deoxy-D-xylulose-5-phosphate reductoisomerase has product MKKISLLGATGSIGLQTLDVIREHKNDFTLVALSFGTNIKEGLKIIEEFRPSLVAVKDKETYDKINIHVPHQTRVVWGIEGNVEVAIYEEATIVVNSVVGSVGLMPTLKAIEAKKDVAIANKETLVVAGHLVTEAAKVHNVKLLPIDSEHSAILQALQGENKKSIEKLIVTASGGSFRDKTRAELKGVTVNEALNHPNWSMGAKITIDSATMMNKGFEVIEAHWLFDISYDKIDVLLHKESIIHSMIQFHDGSVMAQLGTPDMKVPIQYALTYPERKVLSTKRLDLWQIGSLHFDKVNGDRFRCLHFAYESGKIGGTMPVVLNAANEIAVQAFLQGEIEFLEIETLIEHSLNRHQVEKHPSLSTILNVDKDTRLYVRSLIK; this is encoded by the coding sequence GTGAAAAAAATTAGTTTACTAGGAGCAACAGGTTCAATAGGTCTCCAAACATTAGATGTAATAAGAGAACATAAGAATGATTTTACATTAGTTGCTCTATCTTTTGGAACGAACATTAAAGAAGGTTTAAAAATTATTGAAGAATTTAGACCTAGCTTAGTTGCTGTAAAGGATAAGGAAACATACGATAAAATTAACATACATGTTCCCCATCAAACACGGGTTGTTTGGGGAATAGAGGGAAATGTGGAAGTAGCAATTTATGAAGAAGCGACTATTGTGGTGAATAGTGTCGTCGGTAGTGTTGGGTTGATGCCGACTTTAAAAGCCATTGAGGCCAAGAAAGATGTGGCGATTGCAAACAAAGAAACGTTAGTTGTAGCTGGTCATCTTGTGACAGAAGCAGCTAAAGTACATAATGTTAAACTACTTCCAATCGACAGTGAGCATTCAGCTATCTTACAGGCACTTCAAGGCGAAAACAAGAAGTCGATTGAAAAATTGATTGTGACGGCTTCAGGAGGAAGTTTCCGAGATAAAACTAGAGCGGAATTAAAAGGGGTAACGGTTAACGAAGCGCTTAATCACCCAAATTGGTCAATGGGAGCAAAAATTACGATTGATTCAGCAACCATGATGAATAAGGGTTTTGAAGTCATTGAAGCTCATTGGTTGTTTGATATCTCCTATGATAAAATTGACGTATTATTACATAAAGAAAGTATTATTCATTCAATGATTCAATTCCACGATGGTAGTGTCATGGCTCAATTAGGAACACCTGATATGAAAGTGCCTATCCAATACGCTTTGACCTATCCGGAAAGGAAAGTTTTATCTACAAAACGATTAGACCTGTGGCAAATTGGATCACTACATTTTGATAAAGTGAATGGTGACAGATTTCGTTGCTTACATTTTGCATATGAATCGGGTAAAATAGGTGGTACAATGCCTGTAGTATTAAATGCTGCTAATGAAATCGCCGTACAAGCTTTTTTACAAGGTGAGATTGAATTTTTGGAAATCGAAACACTTATTGAGCACTCTTTAAATCGTCATCAAGTAGAGAAGCATCCTTCTTTATCTACTATTTTAAATGTAGATAAAGATACAAGGCTTTATGTACGTTCACTAATCAAATAA